The genomic DNA TCGCTCGCGAACACGGCTACGGGTTGGGTGCAGGGAGCTCGGTCGCTCGGTGCGTGCCGCTTCCTGTTAGGCTTGGGGGAGGCCGGGGTTTGGCCGGCGGCGTCGAAGGCGGTATCGGAATGGTTTCCCGCGCGGCAGAGGGCGCTTGCGATCGGCTTCTACACGATGGGCGCGACGATGGGGGCCACGGTGGCACCCTATCTGGTGATTCCGCTGGCGAAGTTCGACTACGCGGCGAGCCTGCCATGGCTGCAGGAGTGGCTGGGGAACGGCGCGGGCTGGCGAGTGGCTTTTCTGGTCACGGGATTCGCGGGACTGGTGTGGTTGCTGCCCTGGCTATTGCTCTACCGGAAGCCGCGGGAGAGCGCTCATGTCACCGCGGAGGAACTGGCACTGATCGAGGAGGGTGGAACGGCGCGGGAGGGTGACGATAAGGCTTGGGGCTGGGGAAGGATCTTGTCCTTCCGGCCGGTCTGGTTGCTGCTGTTAGGCCGGCTGCTGACCGACCCGGTGTGGTATTTCTACCAGTTCTGGTTCGCGAAATACCTCAGCAGCGAGCGCGGGCTGGACCAGGGTTCGCTGACGATCACTTGGATCGTGTATGCCGCGGCGGGGGTCGGCTCGCTGGCGGGTGGGTGGTGCTCGGGCTTGCTGGTGAAGAAGGGTCGCAGCGCCGCGAGTTCGCGGCTATGGGTGATGCTCGGCTGTGCTTGCATGATGCCGCTCTCGCCCTTCATCGCGCAGGTGTCCGGCTTGGACGCGAGCATGGTGCTGGCCGTGTGCGTGGTCTTCGCCGCGCTGGCGTGGATCATCAACATCAGTGCGCTGGTGGTGGATGTGGTGCCGAGGCATTCGCTGGGCACGGCCTTCGGCGTTATCGCGGCGGGGAGCACCTTGGGTGGGATCCTGATGAACATGATCGTGGCAGCGATGGTGTCCGGTCCCGCCGTGAAGCCAGCAGGTTTTCTCGATCAGGCGTTCAAGTCGGTCTTCGGTCCGCTGGTTGGCGCGCTGGAGGGGCGGGGCTACGAGCCTTGGTTTCTGGCGATGGCGTTCCTTCACCCGCTCGCGTTGCTGCTGCTGTGGGCGGGCGGGATCCAAGGGAAGCCCGCGACGGCGTGAATGCGGCGGAACCGTCACCCGGACTCCCAAGGCCGGGTGCGGGGACAGGGATTGCATTGCCGGAGATTCCGGCGAGCATGGCGCGGCCGCTCAGGCGCTTGCATGAATTCCAAGTTCTATCCGCTCAAGGGTCTGCCGCAGCAGCGGCAATTGTGGAGTTGGATCTCCTACGACGTGGCGAATCAGTCCTTCACGCTGATCGTGAACACGCTGCTGTTCTCCGTTTTCTTCACCGAGGTGGTGGTGCAATCGAAAGGAAATGAGAATCAACTGTGGTCGATCACCTTCGGGGTCAGCATGTTGCTTGCCGCGCTGGCATCCCCAATCGCCGGTGCCGCTGCCGACGAGCGTGCATGGAAGAAGGAGGGACTGATTGTCACCGGCCTCATCTGCAGTGTTTTCACCTGCTTGCTGGCTTTCATTCAGCCGGGTCAGGTTTGGCTCGCGATGCTCCTTTATATCCCGGCGAACTTCGCGTTCTCGGTCGGCGAGAACTTCCTCGCGAGCTTCCTGCCCGGCCTGGCACGGCAGAATGAGGTCGGCAAAGTCAGCGGGTTCTCGTGGGGCTGTGCCTACGCTGCCGCCCTGTTTCTCCTTTGTGTCACGGCCGGTTGTATCGTTGCCTTCGACCTGAAGGATCAGCCGCGGCCCTTCTTCGTATTCGCCGGTCTGTGGTTCCTCGCCTTCATGGTTCCGGTATTCCTCTGGCTCAAGGAGCCGGAGCTGGTTCGCCCGCCTCACCCGGGGCGCAACCTTCTGACCGTCGGTTTCGTCCGGCTGGGCGAGACTTTGCGGCAGTTGAAGAGCTACCGGGATCTGGCAATGCTCATGCTTGCCTCGCTCTTTTACGGGACCGGCATGAGCGTGGTGGTCTTCTTTGCCAGCACCCTCGCAAAGGAGTATGGCTTCAAGGATGTCGAGCGGGTGATCTTCCTCGCGGTAATCACCGTTTCGGGCATCATCGGCACGATCATTCCGATGCTATTCCAAGACCGGATGGGTCATCGCCGTTCGACAGTGTTCCTCCTGATCGTGTGGATACTCGCCGCTTCGGGATTCGCTTTCTATGCGTATCGTCATGAAGTCTTCGTCGCCGGTGGCGGTGATCCCGAAAAGTTCCTCAAGTGGCCCTTGTGGGTGATCGGCAATCTCCTCGGCTTCGGCCTTGGCTCTCTGGGTTCCGCCAACCGTGCGTTCGTGGGCTACTTGGCTCCGCCAGACCGA from Luteolibacter rhizosphaerae includes the following:
- a CDS encoding MFS transporter; this encodes MKIRGLRWWIIVLVFLAAVLNYLDRQTLSALAPTIQADLEMDDREYADVVNLFLLAYTIAYLVSGKLVDKLGTRVGMGFFVVWWSLANTATGWVQGARSLGACRFLLGLGEAGVWPAASKAVSEWFPARQRALAIGFYTMGATMGATVAPYLVIPLAKFDYAASLPWLQEWLGNGAGWRVAFLVTGFAGLVWLLPWLLLYRKPRESAHVTAEELALIEEGGTAREGDDKAWGWGRILSFRPVWLLLLGRLLTDPVWYFYQFWFAKYLSSERGLDQGSLTITWIVYAAAGVGSLAGGWCSGLLVKKGRSAASSRLWVMLGCACMMPLSPFIAQVSGLDASMVLAVCVVFAALAWIINISALVVDVVPRHSLGTAFGVIAAGSTLGGILMNMIVAAMVSGPAVKPAGFLDQAFKSVFGPLVGALEGRGYEPWFLAMAFLHPLALLLLWAGGIQGKPATA
- a CDS encoding MFS transporter, with the protein product MNSKFYPLKGLPQQRQLWSWISYDVANQSFTLIVNTLLFSVFFTEVVVQSKGNENQLWSITFGVSMLLAALASPIAGAAADERAWKKEGLIVTGLICSVFTCLLAFIQPGQVWLAMLLYIPANFAFSVGENFLASFLPGLARQNEVGKVSGFSWGCAYAAALFLLCVTAGCIVAFDLKDQPRPFFVFAGLWFLAFMVPVFLWLKEPELVRPPHPGRNLLTVGFVRLGETLRQLKSYRDLAMLMLASLFYGTGMSVVVFFASTLAKEYGFKDVERVIFLAVITVSGIIGTIIPMLFQDRMGHRRSTVFLLIVWILAASGFAFYAYRHEVFVAGGGDPEKFLKWPLWVIGNLLGFGLGSLGSANRAFVGYLAPPDRSAEMFGIWGMMFKLAAIMTFPFAYVRDKAGTPQALILLAGFLGVGLILTLLINEKRGHAAAQVGPL